The proteins below come from a single Falco rusticolus isolate bFalRus1 chromosome 8, bFalRus1.pri, whole genome shotgun sequence genomic window:
- the NEUROG1 gene encoding neurogenin-1, producing the protein MPAEAASSGGGAEPPGAPRERRRRRGRARARTEALLHTLKRSRRVKANDRERNRMHHLNAALDELRSVLPTFPDDTKLTKIETLRFAYNYIWALSETLRLAEQCLPPPPTFRGAAAPPSPGSDAGSWLSSASPSAPSLCASASGPSSPATSEDCAYAPADSLRSFRGLPAAAPPGAPCR; encoded by the coding sequence ATGCCCGCCGAGGCGGCCAGCAgcggcggcggagcggagcCGCCCGGCGCTCCGCGGGAACGGCGCAGGCGGCGCGGCCGTGCGCGGGCGCGCACCGAAGCGCTGCTGCACACGCTGAAGCGCAGCCGGCGGGTGAAGGCCAACGACCGGGAGCGGAACCGCATGCACCACCTCAACGCCGCCCTGGACGAGCTCCGCAGCGTCCTGCCCACCTTCCCCGACGACACCAAGCTCACCAAGATCGAGACCCTGCGCTTCGCTTACAACTACATCTGGGCCCTCTCCGAGACCCTCCGCCTGGCCGAGCAGtgcctcccgccgccccccaccTTCCGcggcgccgccgcgccccccaGCCCGGGCAGCGACGCCGGCTCTTGGCTGTCCAGCGCCTCCCCGTCCGCCCCCTCGCTCTGCGCCTCCGCCTccggccccagcagccccgcCACCTCCGAGGACTGCGCTTACGCGCCCGCCGACAGCCTGCGCAGCTTCCGcgggctgcccgccgccgcgcccccgggCGCGCCCTGCCGCTAG